CACTTTGCTGGTACCGTCCGAATAATAtgcagttaatatattaattacattagaacaaacgtaaaatatattataatgcccaTCCAACTTATGCGCAGGATTTCTTCATGAAGGGAGCTAtaggataaaaaatagtattatatttatattaattttgaaagtatttattaGAACTGGATATTAGTTATAGTTTTTCGATCATACATTATACTCGTAATTCAGTAGTAAAATTCCTTTTAACTTGATATGATCTATAGCTGTTAATGacttaaatgataaaacaacAACGAAGTGGAAGTTCAAACACCCACCCCTATTGCACGCGGGCCATTAATCCTGAAAGTGGCATAACACTGTACGAACTATGGTGGCAATGTAAGATCTGGCTGCTGAACTTATGCACgctgtataggtatttatacaatttaacagtAGATAAATACAAGAGTGATACGTTTGATTACAACTTATTATAGATATGGTAatgatatagaataaaatcGATTATGGTTACGCCATAAATAATATCGTGAATTATCTTACCCCGACCATTCACACCTTAAATTAACgatttgtatgatttttcatttaatttcattCTTATCCCTTGaatcatataaatagtttCATATTACCTAAGTCTAaatttgtggttttttttttattattattcaatataacaaTTGCAAAgtgaattatctatattttcagGGATACTATCAATCGACATTAAGTCAAGTACTTACGCCTTCTGAACgcttaacatatataatatttggtacTTTGCCGAATAGGATTTACTACTCTTATTCGAAAGGTTCATACGTGGTAAGAGGACAGCCAGGTGGATATAAAAATGACCTAAGAAGACAAAGAGGAAAGGACAGAGAGGGTTATAAAGTCATGCCTCGATGGAAGTATTACTTGAGTAAATTGTCACCGGTTAGTCTTATTAAATCTGGAATGCAATATGCTTCGATGGCGAAAGCTTTACTTGGGTTTGGAAGAGGTTTTAAAGATTTCGACGATTCCATGGGTAATATGGGTGACTTAGAAAATCCTGATGATGATCCAAATAATGATGAAGATAGTGATTTAGAAGATGATGCAATAGATGATGcaaataatgatgaaaatggtggtaataataatgaaaaaggtTCGTCTGGAATGGTCTCATCGTTACCGACGCTTCCGACTGATCTACTTTCACCACTATATGACGTTTCTAACGATAACAAAAAAGAAGATGATAAAGACGATGACTCGGTAGGCTATTCAAAAATGGCCAAAAATGCATTGCAAAGTGACACTGCCAAAAACCTTGTAAAAACTGGAATCAGCCTTTTAGTACCTGGAGGACCAGCGATTGTAGCTGCAATGGATGCTAGTTCGAAATTAGGAGGAGCAACTGACGCAATTGGGAAGGTAcccaaattgaaataataatcattcttactattatttgtaattacaattcaaatatttttaattttgaaaatcttaaAGAAAATTTTGATGTTAATTGATAGttgactaattttaaatattatattttcatgtgtttgtaattattatactatacggtaattaaaattaatttaaatggtaataattttaaaaaaaaaaatgttaaatatttttttaacctcaTTGGAAAATCagcaatgtatattattatcagaaaATACTTCGACATtttgatgtttataatatttacgttatgttatgattataatttaattgtatattcaaataaaagaatatttagttAGCCACATatctaatgaaaaataactcGTACATTATATACGACAACACCACTACCTTGaatctgaataaaataaatttatacaaataagaaaaatgtctatgtattattacactGTATAGTGCATatgctaaatataaatattacaatgttatgctgtataaaaataatggtattaCAGTAATTGTTTcagtatttaatgatattgctATCGGAAAGGTCAGAGATAGATTAAGATTTAAGGTATTCATTCattgatcaatatttttaaggaccaattataaaaaataaaacacctcaatgtatttattaaacaaacaaaaaatgtctgataattattttaagtattgtaaatttaaaaaaaaaaacaataagcacttcaaaaatgtatataatatattatgtatcataaagTACGATaatgttgatatttaaaaaatcctgcaacatttaacgtaaatttaacttctttatttttcttttcccGTTATATCGCTCACACAATTATTAGGTTAATCTACTGAGTGTTCTCTATTCatgtgattaatttttaattataaattgttactcTAAATAAAGTGAGGAATAGTGTAGAATTACACGTATAGTTTTACAGTGATGTGTAAgtgtagtatttatttatttgtttgaatcCACCATCAATATTTCTACAATCTTCTACATTAAGGGTGATTTATGGTCGATATAAATTGCATACAATAGCATAAtcctaaaacataattatcattataataatttgaaaaaatgttaaataaagaatagtgacaaacaaaaatatttactcaacgctaactatatattaaattgtttttttttatttttttatttttttttattgaaaaaaaataactttacttAGAGActtgaagttttcaaaaaatatttatattaacatttcctagacatttaaatataagtttcacaatacttgtttttttttaggtatactcgaaaaatattataactacgaGTAGTATtcaatagacattttaattttttaatttttgctcAATGTATTGCCTTgtctctattttttatttttatcgaatcaatttgaaattcaaatatttatggtaatttatattttaacgaaaaataggtaaaaataatatactaaaagcTGTTGGttgtttaactataatttaaaaaaaatattaatcatgaaGTTATGAAAATGTGCAACATCacgtcatattaatattatatataatttaggta
This genomic stretch from Rhopalosiphum maidis isolate BTI-1 chromosome 3, ASM367621v3, whole genome shotgun sequence harbors:
- the LOC113558004 gene encoding uncharacterized protein LOC113558004, yielding MTLFLSFFFLLSFNVIIFNLPSSQGNSSGYYQSTLSQVLTPSERLTYIIFGTLPNRIYYSYSKGSYVVRGQPGGYKNDLRRQRGKDREGYKVMPRWKYYLSKLSPVSLIKSGMQYASMAKALLGFGRGFKDFDDSMGNMGDLENPDDDPNNDEDSDLEDDAIDDANNDENGGNNNEKGSSGMVSSLPTLPTDLLSPLYDVSNDNKKEDDKDDDSVGYSKMAKNALQSDTAKNLVKTGISLLVPGGPAIVAAMDASSKLGGATDAIGKVPKLK